A window of Cryptosporidium parvum Iowa II chromosome 1, whole genome shotgun sequence contains these coding sequences:
- a CDS encoding glutaminyl-tRNA synthetase, of predicted bacterial origin — MASLGLKIENEHINVVSNTTNFIKQIVEDDLKNGKHNKIVTRFPPEPNGFLHLGHAKSICLNYGIAKIYDGRFHLRYDDTNPYSEEQQYIDAIEEDVRWLGVDWGEHKYYASDYFDQLYEWAKKLILAGKAYVDHQTVEEIRKNRGDSNTPAVESIYRNRSINENMELFERMKDGKCDEGECVLRAKIDMKHGNPNLRDPILYRILKQSHPHTGDKWVIYPMYDFAHGQSDSIEGITHSICTLEFELHRPLYDWLQSELEITKTRQIEFARLNMTYLVLSKRKLLLLVNEKHVAGWDDPRMPTLSAVRRKGYPPQSLWDFCDKIGASKRDQMIHIQLLEDCVKENLHSICQRRFACIQPLKVVIINWDECFQKEAVEITVKNHPDDNIDMGERVLYLTRNLWIEKSDFWFDENQEIDSQQPPGDFKRLFIGGSVRLKYSYAITCKNAIIDTDTKEVKEVHCIIHSSDNENDSNVNKKKLAAIHWLSTSNVTNVEFRLYGRLFTLPEPENQDKDWRQFINNKSLVVIHGFSEKNLLNDEFFNSKGEIKMNRYQFERIGYFTRDIVDSKRENDKINLVYNLTVQLGESPDLLIKMLTESGARENTKDIERRNAYHTNREKIAAERAARKLAKEAKKVQKNNL, encoded by the coding sequence ATGGCTTCTTTAGGATtgaaaattgaaaatgaacaTATTAATGTTGTATCAAATACaacaaattttattaaacaGATAGTAGAAGATGATCTAAAGAATGGTAAACATAACAAAATTGTCACAAGGTTTCCTCCCGAACCAAATGgatttcttcatttagGACATGCAAAATCAATCTGTTTAAACTACGGGATAGCAAAGATTTATGATGGCAGATTCCACCTACGCTATGATGACACAAACCCATATTCTGAAGAGCAGCAGTATATAGACGCAATAGAAGAAGATGTTAGATGGCTGGGTGTTGACTGGGGCGAACATAAATACTACGCATCCGATTACTTTGACCAACTGTATGAGTGGGcaaaaaagttaattctTGCTGGGAAGGCATATGTTGATCATCAGACAGTAGAAGAAATTAGGAAAAACAGGGGAGATTCAAATACTCCTGCAGTAGAATCTATATATAGAAATCGTTCAATTAACGAAAATATGGAACTCTTTGAGAGAATGAAAGATGGAAAATGTGATGAAGGCGAATGCGTTTTAAGGGCAAAGATAGATATGAAACATGGAAATCCAAATTTACGTGACCCGATTTTATATAGGATTCTCAAACAGTCCCATCCCCATACTGGCGACAAATGGGTTATTTATCCAATGTATGACTTTGCTCACGGCCAAAGTGATTCAATAGAGGGAATAACTCATAGTATTTGTACATTGGAGTTTGAGCTTCATCGACCGTTGTATGATTGGCTACAATCTGAGCTAGAAATTACCAAAACAAGACAGATTGAATTTGCACGATTAAATATGACATATTTGGTACTAAGTAAAAGGAAACTTCTTTTACTAGTTAATGAAAAACATGTAGCTGGCTGGGACGACCCTAGAATGCCTACCCTCTCTGCTGTAAGGAGAAAGGGGTACCCTCCACAGTCTCTGTGGGACTTTTGCGATAAGATAGGCGCTTCAAAAAGAGATCAAATGATACATATTCAACTATTAGAGGATTGTGTGAAAGAAAATTTGCATAGCATATGCCAAAGAAGATTTGCCTGCATTCAACCACTAAAAGTagtcattattaattgggATGAGTGTTTCCAAAAAGAAGCAGTTGAAATAACTGTAAAAAACCATCCtgatgataatattgacaTGGGCGAAAGAGTCCTGTACTTGACGAGAAATTTGTGGATTGAAAAAAGTGATTTTTGGTTCGAtgaaaatcaagaaattgATTCTCAGCAGCCACCTGGTGATTTTAAAAGGCTATTTATTGGCGGTTCAGTTAGACTAAAGTATTCATATGCAATCACATGTAAAAATGCTATAATTGATACAGATACTAAGGAAGTAAAAGAAGTACATTGCATTATTCATTCCTctgataatgaaaatgattcaaatgttaacaagaaaaaattgGCTGCGATACATTGGTTGTCTACAAGCAATGTTACTAATGTTGAGTTCAGGCTTTATGGCCGTCTTTTTACGCTTCCTGAGCCTGAAAATCAGGATAAAGATTGGAGGcaattcattaataacaaGAGTCTTGTAGTAATACATGGCTTTTCAGAAAAGAACTTATTGaatgatgaattttttaatagtaaaggagaaataaagatgaataGATATCAATTCGAAAGAATAGGCTACTTCACAAGAGATATTGTTGATTCTAAACGAGAGAATGACAAGATTAATCTTGTATACAATCTAACCGTACAGCTCGGAGAATCTCCAGACctattaatcaaaatgcTTACTGAATCGGGAGCTAGGGAAAACACTAAAGACATTGAAAGGAGGAATGCCTATCACACTAACAGGGAAAAAATTGCAGCTGAGAGAGCAGCAAGAAAGTTAGCCAAAGAAGCCAAAAAAGTGcagaaaaataatttatga
- a CDS encoding CDC48 like AAA ATPase: MSLQNFPIIPIILPKIDAIYKFNKVSPFNKKQFNASHYNKPFENESNNKGIINKLIYIEKQLPYILLASCKASAIPVKDFKESIERFLTISKDSVQYYPVINETDDYVRVNIKLQSHNLAKKIGHFLDIINQSYSNLQSSTIINNWEIYDGNNGKKITIEINSLDNRGTIYIQIPADKSSPANLEYVKSKNSLSKNDLEAIHFLMKPVIGNGHLEETNLEKNLLNKRLFLDKIKSFGNKQTEKEIIDNLDRLFDSFSKDLFTDTLIDLNTVLSSAENKAKKFDQHSRESDFLNTDSSSNIYHDDSVIPLLENLGVQVFLNRDNCDSHRNLWDSLGGYQDVKRQIEEHILLSFKYPDVLDKIVNGTRAQSNSNNRPKLILFEGPPGTGKTTSAKIIGNSIQVPLIYVSLENIVSKWYGESETKLAQIFDIAKKFNEGCIIFIDEIDTLASSRDKTFSMHEGSKKILSVLLRKLDGFDTLNSKTLLICATNRRRDIDEAFLNRVDTTVLFNLPNENERELIFKQYAKHLTFEERMVLAKMSKKLSGRSIRHVCLEAEREWASMILKKKEKGEYQRDEIELPTIEIYKEALKKRVS, encoded by the coding sequence ATGAGTTTACAGAATTTTCCAATAATCCCCATCATTTTGCCTAAGATTGATGCTATATATAAGTTTAATAAAGTCTCTCcctttaataaaaaacaGTTCAATGCCAGCCATTACAATAAACcatttgaaaatgagaGCAATAATAAAGGCATAATTAACAAACTAATCTATATAGAGAAACAACTTCcatatattttattggCCAGCTGCAAAGCTTCAGCCATACCTGTCAAAGACTTTAAGGAATCAATTGAGCGTTTTTTAACGATTTCAAAAGATAGTGTTCAGTACTACCCAGTTATCAACGAAACAGATGATTATGTAAGGGTTAATATCAAACTTCAAAGCCATAATCTTGCAAAAAAAATCGGTCATTTCTTAGATATCATTAATCAAAGCTATTCTAATCTTCAGAGTTCAACGATTATTAACAATTGGGAGATTTATGATGGCAATAATgggaaaaaaattactattGAAATAAACTCCTTAGACAATAGAGGAacaatttatattcaaattccTGCAGATAAAAGCTCGCCTGCAAATTTAGAATATgttaaatcaaaaaattccTTATCCAAGAATGATTTGGAAGCTATCCACTTCCTTATGAAACCTGTAATCGGCAATGGTCATTTAGAAGAAAcaaatttagaaaagaatttattaaataaacgtttatttttggataaAATCAAATCATTTGGTAATAAACAGacagaaaaagaaataatcGATAACTTAGACCGATTATTTGACAGTTTCAGCAAGGACCTTTTTACCGATactttaattgatttaaatactGTTTTGAGTTCTGCGGAAAATAAagcaaaaaaatttgatcaaCATTCTAGGGAATcagattttttaaatacaGATAGCAgctcaaatatttatcacGATGATAGTGTCATACCTTTATTGGAAAATTTGGGTGTGCAAGTGTTTTTAAATCGAGATAATTGCGATTCACATAGAAATTTATGGGACTCTTTGGGAGGATATCAAGATGTTAAACGCCAAATCGAGGAACACATACTATTAAGTTTCAAATATCCAGATGTTCTTGATAAGATTGTTAATGGAACAAGGGCGCAAAGTAATTCAAACAACAGGCCTAAATTAATCTTATTTGAAGGTCCGCCAGGAACTGGTAAGACAACTTCTGCTAAAATAATTGGTAATTCAATTCAAGTGCCTCTAATATATGTTTCGCTCGAAAATATTGTCTCAAAATGGTATGGGGAAAGTGAAACCAAGCTAGCTCAGATCTTCGATATtgcaaaaaaatttaatgaagggtgtataatatttattgatgaaattgacACTTTGGCATCTTCAAGAGATAAAACGTTTAGTATGCATGAAGgttcaaaaaaaatactctCTGTGTTATTGAGAAAGTTGGATGGTTTTGAtacattaaattcaaagaCTCTCTTGATTTGCGCAACAAATCGTAGAAGAGATATTGATGAAGCGTTTCTAAATAGAGTTGATACAACTGTACTATTTAATCTACcgaatgaaaatgaaaggGAACTGATTTTCAAACAGTATGCAAAACATTTAACATTTGAAGAACGAATGGTGCTTGCGAAAATGTCAAAAAAGTTATCTGGAAGGTCAATTCGTCACGTTTGCCTAGAAGCAGAAAGGGAGTGGGCTTCcatgattttgaaaaagaaagaaaaaggCGAATACCAACGGGATGAAATTGAGCTACCTACAATTGAGATCTATAAAGAagcattaaaaaaaagggTTAGCTAG
- a CDS encoding apicomplexan specific protein (similar to gi:23509397): METNPEESNQLVNTSAEVIRTYLNKIVTNDNLDTLTPKKVREELEKALGLPLDSLKPKKNQINDLIDAIILEIKEKNSTDSPIEQITNNVSNVDYKDEETNANNDEEHNDLNINIPEITKQNGKATKRKQISMSIEEFLEKSQTLSLSINGSSEKLAISPRQFSTGSVGWYYGGKVPLPVGDDLEVLCQISINCTVVGSKTWSQNISKKSKIK; the protein is encoded by the coding sequence ATGGAAACCAATCCCGAAGAGAGTAACCAATTGGTTAATACAAGCGCTGAAGTAATTAGAACATACCTTAATAAAATTGTAACCAATGATAACTTGGATACACTTACACCGAAAAAAGTCAGAGAAGAGTTGGAAAAAGCTCTTGGGCTTCCTTTGGATAGCTTAAAGCCAAAAAAAAACCAAATAAATGACTTAATAGACGCCattattttagaaataaaagaaaaaaattctaCCGATTCCCCAATCGAGCAAATTACGAACAACGTATCAAATGTTGATTATAAAGACGAAGAAACCAATGCCAATAACGATGAGGAACATAACGACTTAAATATAAACATCCCAGAAATAACTAAACAAAATGGAAAAGCAACAAAGAGAAAGCAAATTTCGATGTCGATTGAGGAATTTCTAGAAAAATCCCAAACGCTAAGCCTAAGTATCAATGGTTCAAGCGAAAAACTTGCTATTTCTCCGAGACAATTTAGCACAGGAAGTGTTGGTTGGTACTACGGAGGCAAAGTCCCGCTTCCGGTTGGAGACGATTTGGAAGTCTTGTGTCAAATTTCAATCAATTGTACAGTAGTAGGTAGCAAAACGTGGTCCCAAAACATATCCAAAAAGTcgaaaattaaatga
- a CDS encoding SET domain containing protein with a cysteine cluster at the C-terminus yields the protein MDSCIEGKCEIENNYHILLDEINSLTGNENYFDIFYSENKGKHIHSSKEIPDGTNFFQEVPYISWPIKTSFAKLENLIFCENCLKINYPENSGFLSLSTLGLEKKICSRSCFKKISGVNFEDYDPNSSSLRSGWGYYINGTKGILNLRNYQRSVDKLGDIPITAEAVSRCIAQMAADIYFYWQELGMKDENLYHAYKLGTKSMENFVAPTTALFPEINFNSLINCIHSVLSDQINDSFSDSFIIDSLLSRETIEQIVGQLTLNSQGLNIWGLHLSGKLDNRNISDNEPTIGIIKGACICVIQSCFNHSCDPNCHVYTIDDSTIYVTTNRDIMKGEELTISYVDNTLPLAERTSLIQNYHFTCTCRLCKKEERSNHTDSRKKKRFE from the coding sequence ATGGATAGCTGTATTGAGGGAAAGTGCGAAATCGAAAATAATTACCACATTTTATTGGATGAAATAAATTCCTTGACAGGGAATgagaattattttgatattttctattcagaaaataaagGAAAACATATTCACTCTAGCAAGGAGATTCCAGATGGTACAAATTTTTTCCAAGAAGTACCCTACATTTCATGGCCAATTAAAACTTCATTTGCTAAACTAGAAAATCTGATTTTTTGCGAAAATTGCCTAAAGATTAATTACCCTGAAAATAGTGGTTTTTTATCGTTAAGTACGCTCGgattagaaaaaaagatcTGCAGTAGATCttgttttaaaaaaatatcagGAGTTAACTTTGAAGATTATGATCCAAATTCCTCTTCATTAAGGAGTGGATGGGGCTATTATATCAATGGTACAAAGggtattttgaatttaagaAATTACCAAAGATCCGTAGATAAATTAGGGGATATTCCAATAACAGCTGAAGCAGTATCCCGTTGCATTGCCCAAATGGCTGcagatatttatttttattggcAAGAACTGGGTATGAAAGACGAAAATTTGTATCATGCATATAAATTAGGAACTAAATCAATGGAAAACTTTGTAGCCCCAACTACAGCATTGTTCCCTGAAATTAACTTCAATTCTCTTATAAATTGCATTCATAGCGTACTTTCCGATCAAATAAATGATTCTTTCTCTGATAGTTTTATCATTGATTCACTACTTAGTAGGGAGACAATTGAACAAATAGTTGGTCAATTAACCCTTAATTCACAAGGATTAAATATTTGGGGTCTTCATCTTTCAGGTAAGTTAGATAATAGAAACATATCTGATAATGAACCTAcaattggaattattaaaggTGCGTGTATATGCGTAATACAATCATGTTTCAACCATAGTTGTGACCCGAATTGCCATGTATATACTATAGATGACAGCACAATATATGTTACAACAAATAGAGATATTATGAAGGGGGAGGAACTAACTATTTCATATGTTGATAACACTCTTCCATTGGCTGAACGAACAAGCCTTATCCAGAATTATCATTTTACATGCACTTGCAGACTATGCAAAAAAGAGGAAAGGTCAAATCATACTGATTctagaaaaaagaaaaggttTGAGtga
- a CDS encoding WD40 protein Ciao1 codes for MGSLEKLGIIGVLDSAIWSVASHPKDRIIASCGSSIVVWMDTKLKNHKWYQEIEIVNKCSMAGNSWVKAYEFGSLEHKRLIRKIAWSPCGGMIISASFDSSISVWEFVSRDIGWACICKILGPESEVKCVDWSPFNNFVAACCRDRAIWFFSLDIGENRKLGTLIEYDCIGVVTAHTNDIKKIKWHPTIPMVLLSCSYDNTIIAWAPSSQLLGHDEVKGLEWVKLYTLNGHSSTVWDFTYSPNGEFLLSCSDDSSIVLWNSNQGNENKFKNLNSVNFALTDTFKMIFYNTPNTKRLSKYIQIDQANSFINNYDKELYSYPIYSIEWCNYINCIIVSSADKSLHLFSVTDSKRLKHICERPNAHNSEINSVSWLNDNKRGEFISAGDDGEIALWRFDFE; via the coding sequence ATGGGCTCCTTGGAGAAGCTAGGAATTATCGGAGTGTTAGATAGTGCCATTTGGAGCGTAGCATCTCATCCAAAGGATAGAATTATTGCATCATGCGGAAGTAGCATAGTTGTCTGGATGGATACAAAGTTAAAAAACCACAAGTGGTACcaagaaatagaaattgTAAATAAATGTTCTATGGCCGGAAATAGTTGGGTTAAAGCCTACGAATTTGGAAGTTTGGAACATAAGAGACTAATTAGAAAGATTGCTTGGTCACCATGCGGAGGCATGATCATTTCCGCGAGTTTCGATAGCTCAATTTCAGTTTGGGAATTTGTATCTAGGGATATTGGATGGGCTTGTATTTGCAAGATTCTTGGTCCTGAAAGCGAAGTAAAATGCGTTGATTGGAGtccttttaataattttgtgGCTGCTTGTTGTAGAGATAGAGCAATTTGGTTTTTTTCATTGGATATAGGcgaaaatagaaaattgGGAACACTTATAGAATATGATTGTATTGGAGTAGTAACTGCGCATACAAATGACATAAAGAAGATTAAGTGGCATCCAACTATTCCTATGGTATTGTTATCATGCTCGTATGATAATACAATAATTGCTTGGGCGCCTTCTTCTCAGTTATTAGGCCATGATGAAGTTAAAGGCTTAGAATGGGTTAAGTTATACACGCTCAATGGGCATTCTTCAACTGTTTGGGATTTTACTTATAGTCCAAATGgtgaatttcttttatctTGTTCAGATGATTCCTCGATTGTTCTGTGGAACAGTAATCAAGggaatgaaaataaatttaaaaatttgaacTCAGTAAACTTTGCACTAACTGATACTTTTAAAATGATCTTTTACAATACACCAAATACAAAGAGGctttcaaaatatattcaaattgaCCAAGCAAATTCAttcataaataattatgatAAAGAGTTGTATAGCTATCctatttattcaattgaGTGGtgtaattatattaattgtaTCATTGTTTCATCAGCAGACAAAAGCCTACATTTATTTTCCGTTACTGattcaaaaagattaaaaCATATTTGTGAAAGACCAAATGCTCATAACAGCGAAATAAACTCAGTTTCTTGGTTAAACGACAATAAAAGAGGAGAATTTATTTCTGCAGGAGATGATGGAGAGATTGCTTTGTGGAGgtttgattttgaataa
- a CDS encoding K+/H+ antiporter of possible bacterial origin, signal peptide yields MNFKTALSSFPTLIVLLVISCFTLFTFAKSHRIKTSNSINYNSEFHSKGGSTDQNVISKIPNLRPSSVIQATNLNPTNGPINSIVRISIHGIGFSLFPKLFVHFDVTEGPYEVVPVTTISDTLLEVDTPSSLSYGESGKSVLVSVFSHPDIMLQSSNALIFRFYEVPVITLISPSHAGMSGGSEIKIFGTGLFASDDLKCLFQSKERSKIVDATYSMSKFDTLTMKNFLHENHNKNILENNLLTQLNKNLSEVEIKTILDNIQNHSPMQSIICESPSWTVSETASLSISFNGVQYHICTDRFTFEEESSLFGNVAHVVKERDNPSEIVSEDEIELKNSQQKTNNNKIVSSEIILRNFNSKSSSHYNNHNHHINDLHKHIDNSGNTYTLSNSSNASLLHSDYGLFLEIVILFYSSFIFGTICKFIGLPLLLGYIIGGYVVGPSGFGYISQPIQIISISQIGVCLILFTLGLEFSLKRVLSIGKSVIYCAVSSILVFVCLCSAYSIWIGTPINEGIFIGSYISMSSTAVVICELQIESNESMVTIGILILQDLLLGIVLALIPALQTNSVESVSSKTSNTNSFTNVFNQTKVYQLMVFVTHFCLFLWKIIKPFIILSIFILISFIVKIIIFPVILFVLTKTKSREIILIGIVSIVLCISSLTEYLGLSMEMGSFVGGVILSSLFGEEDTYNFKHDFIQSIESLKWVFSMLFFTSIGLVIDATFIWDNYWTIGYVCLFISIIKFFVNFLIFFAFGHMIKLSAFTSFMLANLGEFGFVLASKGISLGIISRKVYLILVATTVISLLSTPIILRIFSIILKRRNSNIPSNENNYKKFNVKNNEITSIKQKFNFSLGSSFYNANKRRALNITNIIKNLGIFSGNSHSLDSSTKDYKFDIYIRNNYLNSRFQEDRISYSNVFENSRANPNIDFSLNENELEDLSQDVVSNESKFGCKTSSISLEKIDEFTLAHVTNLGNSSSKM; encoded by the coding sequence ATGAATTTCAAGACAGCCTTATCTAGCTTTCCAACACTAATTGTTCTTCTGGTAATAAGTTGCTTCACTCTATTCACGTTTGCAAAATCTCATAGAATTAAAACATCTAACTCgattaattataattcaGAATTTCATTCAAAAGGGGGATCTACCGACCAAAATgttatttctaaaatacCTAATCTTCGCCCATCGTCTGTAATTCAGGCAACAAATTTAAACCCCACTAATGGGCCTATTAACTCAATAGTAAGGATATCTATACATGGAATAGGTTTTTCATTGtttccaaaattatttgtacATTTTGATGTAACTGAAGGCCCTTATGAAGTGGTGCCAGTTACTACAATTTCAGACACGTTGTTGGAGGTTGATACACCATCCAGTTTATCTTATGGTGAATCAGGTAAATCAGTTCTGGTTAGTGTATTTTCTCATCCGGATATAATGCTTCAAAGTTCCAATGCATTAATATTCCGCTTTTATGAGGTACCAGTGATTACACTAATTTCTCCTAGCCATGCAGGAATGTCTGGAGGAtcagaaataaaaatcttTGGAACTGGTTTATTTGCATCTGATGATTTGAAGTGTCTCTTTCAAAGCAAAGAAAGATCTAAAATCGTAGATGCAACCTACTCAATGAGTAAATTTGATACTTTGACTATgaaaaattttcttcatgaaaatcataataaaaatattcttgaaaataatttacttaCTCagttaaacaaaaatttatcagaagttgaaattaaaaCCATATTAGacaatattcaaaatcataGTCCAATGCAATCAATAATTTGCGAGTCACCATCATGGACTGTATCAGAAACAGCATCTCTCTCGATCTCATTTAATGGAGTTCAGTATCACATATGTACTGATAGATTTACTTTTGAGGAGGAATCTTCTCTTTTTGGAAATGTTGCTCATGTAGTTAAAGAACGAGATAATCCTTCTGAGATTGTTTCagaagatgaaattgaattgaaaaattcACAACAAAAAACGAATAACAACAAGATTGTCTCTTCTGAGATCATCTTGAGAAATTTTAACTCAAAATCGAGTTCACACTACAATAATCATAACCATCATATAAACGATTTACACAAGCATATTGATAACTCAGGCAATACATATACATTAAGTAATTCTTCTAACGCTTCTTTGTTACACAGTGATTATGGGCTTTTCTTAGAGATTgtcattttattttactCATCATTTATCTTCGGCACTATTTGCAAGTTTATTGGGCTGCCACTGTTACTGGGATACATTATTGGCGGATATGTAGTTGGACCTTCTGGATTTGGTTATATATCGCAGCCAATCCAAATTATATCAATTTCACAAATTGGTGTGTGTCTGATTCTATTCACATTAGGACTTGAATTTTCTCTTAAGAGAGTCCTTTCAATAGGTAAATCGGTCATTTACTGTGCagtttcttcaatattagtTTTCGTTTGTTTATGCAGTGCATATTCTATTTGGATTGGAACCCCAATAAATGAAGGAATTTTTATAGGGTCATATATATCAATGAGTTCAACTGCAGTTGTAATTTGCGAGCTACAAATTGAATCAAACGAAAGTATGGTTACAATTggaattttaatattacaagACTTGCTATTAGGAATTGTGCTTGCACTAATTCCAGCTTTACAAACTAATTCTGTTGAAAGTGTGTCTTCAAAAACttcaaatacaaattcTTTCACAAATGTTTTTAACCAGACAAAGGTTTATCAACTAATGGTTTTTGTAACTCATTTTTGTTTGTTTTTATGGAAGATCATTAAACCCTTTATAATACTTTcgatatttattttgatatcATTTATcgtaaaaataataatttttccaGTCATTCTTTTTGTTCTCACGAAAACCAAAAGTCGCGAAATTATCCTGATCGGAATTGTAAGTATTGTGCTTTgtatttcatcattaacTGAATATCTGGGACTTTCTATGGAAATGGGCTCGTTTGTTGGAGGAGTAATTCTCTCAAGTCTTTTTGGTGAAGAGGATACATATAACTTTAAACACGACTTTATTCAATCTATAGAGTCATTAAAATGGGTTTTTTCGATGCTATTTTTTACGAGTATTGGACTGGTTATTGATGCAACTTTCATTTGGGACAATTATTGGACGATTGGATATGTTTGTTTATTcatatcaataattaaattcttcGTAAACTTTCTAATATTCTTTGCATTTGGGCACATGATTAAATTATCTGCTTTTACATCCTTCATGCTAGCAAATTTAGGTGAATTTGGATTTGTGTTAGCGTCAAAGGGAATATCACTTGGAATAATATCCAGAAAAGTCTACCTTATTCTTGTAGCAACTACTGTAATTTCGCTTTTATCTACCCCAATTATTCTTAGGATATTCTCTATCATTCTGAAAAGAAggaattcaaatattccatcaaatgaaaataactataaaaaatttaatgttaaaaataatgaaatcaCCTCAATTAAACAGAAGTTCAATTTTTCATTAGGTAGCTCGTTCTATAATGCAAATAAAAGAAGAGCACTTAATATAACAAAcattataaaaaatttgggTATTTTTAGTGGAAATAGTCACAGCTTAGATTCTTCAACAAAAGattataaatttgatatatatattagaaataattatttgaattctcGTTTTCAAGAGGACAGAATTTCATATTCAAATGtctttgaaaattcaaGAGCTAATCCAAACATTGACTTCtcattaaatgaaaatgaattggAAGATCTAAGTCAAGATGTTGTTTCTAATGAATCAAAGTTTGGGTGTAAAACTTCAAGTATTAGTTTAGAGAAAATAGACGAATTTACACTTGCTCATGTCACTAATTTGGGCAACTCGTCCTCAAAAATGTAg